In Gallus gallus isolate bGalGal1 chromosome Z, bGalGal1.mat.broiler.GRCg7b, whole genome shotgun sequence, one DNA window encodes the following:
- the LOC121108463 gene encoding uncharacterized protein LOC121108463 translates to MATEMDHRCPICLDTINNASYVMPCLHQFCFGCIRQWSENSLTCPICKRRMRSILHSVHADNSFSEFVVRRPERARRAPEHQPGASGLVLRLSTWASFFRQHPAVLWPLLPWLRHELRQFFGGDNRAASAALRLIVSGLLIFGLDEEGLTLQLLSSLQSQATSFVRRLIVRAVQWCSGEARRLLGLEASHAARGQEGSPAAVPGAAASPEQAPDPSPQPSSSADETNMKEFPVTSTTGLSEDYSQPPSNPAPVPMVQEAAPEELGEAAANPSTTSQLRERSQRVPRRAPKRRACICEAYAPSAKRPHRQQH, encoded by the coding sequence aTGGCCACTGAGATGGACCATCGCTGCCCCATTTGCCTGGACACCATTAATAATGCCAGCTATGTCATGCCATGCCTGCACCAGTTTTGCTTTGGCTGCATTCGGCAATGGAGTGAGAACAGCCTCACATGCCCCATCTGCAAACGGAGGATGAGATCAATCTTGCACTCAGTGCATGCAGACAACAGCTTCAGTGAGTTTGTTGTCAGAAGGCCTGAGCGTGCCAGGAGAGCTCCCGAACACCAACCAGGGGCTTCAGGGCTGGTGCTCAGGTTGTCCACCTGGGCATCCTTCTTCCgccagcacccagctgtgctctggcCCCTGCTGCCCTGGCTGCGCCACGAGCTGAGGCAGTTCTTTGGGGGAGACAACAGggcagcttctgcagcactgcgcCTTATTGTCTCTGGCCTGCTCATCTTTGGCCTGGATGAGGAAGGGCTgaccctgcagctgctcagctccctACAAAGCCAGGCCACCAGCTTTGTGCGACGGCTCATTGTCCGAGCTGTGCAGTGGTGCAGTGGGGAGGCGCGACGTCTGTTGGGCCTGGAGGCCTCCCATGCTGCCAGAGGGCAagagggcagccctgcagctgtccCTGGTGCAGCTGCCTCACCTGAACAGGCTCCTGaccccagcccacagccctccAGCAGCGCTGACGAAACCAACATGAAGGAGTTTCCAGTCACCTCAACCACTGGCCTTAGTGAAGATTACAGCCAGCCTCCATCCAACCCAGCTCCAGTGCCAATGGTCCAAGAAGCAGCCCCGGAGGAGTTGggggaggctgcagcaaatCCCTCAACTACAAGCCAGCTCAGGGAGCGCTCACAGAGGGTGCCTCGGCGAGCTCCGAAGAGGAGAGCCTGCATCTGTGAGGCCTATGCACCATCTGCCAAGAGGCCACACCGCCAGCAACACTAA